A stretch of the Actinoalloteichus fjordicus genome encodes the following:
- a CDS encoding WXG100-like domain-containing protein: MGIEIPEWVQWLTPIVVGASWPEGDETALRRLGEGWTSTAAEVGSVAEAAEAAGQAALSTMEGDTADAFREFWGQYVVNDPQFLPKLQELCDELGAACDNAALEVEYTKLSIIAALVMLAASIASMVAAAFVTLGASSAGIPIAQAATRSVVQILFRELVRQLAINLGVDIAIQGSQMLAGNRDSWDTGKTVSAGITGLASGIAGGLGDAFLPTAAVGSFTDAAIQGATNGAITGAGANLLDRGINDFRNGEASSFGDYLQSGAQGATVGGTNGAVSGANGHAQNLWDGNPGGRTGDRPLDVTPPNYPVSPGDYNDQQFSSQPAPSDVPWFGPPGTAPPTMPEMQNDGGSVPMPEVQEPGTSGTQHA, encoded by the coding sequence ATGGGCATCGAGATTCCCGAATGGGTGCAGTGGCTGACCCCCATCGTGGTGGGCGCGAGTTGGCCGGAGGGCGACGAGACGGCGCTGCGCAGGCTCGGCGAGGGCTGGACGAGCACGGCCGCCGAGGTCGGCTCGGTCGCGGAGGCGGCGGAGGCGGCCGGACAGGCCGCGCTGTCCACGATGGAGGGCGACACGGCCGACGCCTTCCGCGAGTTCTGGGGCCAGTACGTCGTCAATGATCCGCAGTTCCTGCCGAAACTTCAGGAGCTGTGCGACGAACTCGGCGCGGCGTGTGACAACGCGGCCTTGGAAGTCGAGTACACGAAGCTGAGCATCATCGCCGCGCTGGTAATGCTGGCCGCCTCGATCGCCAGCATGGTCGCGGCCGCGTTCGTAACCCTCGGCGCAAGTTCGGCCGGAATTCCGATCGCACAGGCCGCGACGCGGTCGGTGGTTCAGATTCTCTTCCGAGAACTCGTCAGGCAACTGGCAATCAACCTGGGCGTCGACATCGCAATCCAGGGCAGCCAGATGCTCGCTGGGAACCGAGATTCCTGGGATACCGGCAAGACGGTGAGCGCAGGTATCACCGGGCTGGCTTCGGGGATCGCTGGCGGCCTCGGCGACGCATTCCTACCGACAGCAGCAGTCGGCAGCTTCACCGACGCGGCCATCCAGGGCGCCACGAACGGAGCGATCACCGGCGCCGGTGCAAACCTCCTCGACCGAGGAATCAACGATTTTCGCAACGGGGAGGCCTCCTCCTTCGGCGACTACTTGCAATCGGGTGCCCAGGGCGCAACTGTCGGCGGTACGAACGGAGCCGTCTCCGGTGCGAACGGCCACGCTCAGAACCTCTGGGACGGCAACCCAGGCGGCCGCACTGGAGACCGTCCACTCGACGTCACCCCGCCGAACTACCCCGTCTCACCCGGTGATTACAACGACCAGCAGTTCTCGAGCCAGCCGGCACCGAGTGACGTGCCATGGTTCGGGCCGCCCGGAACGGCTCCGCCCACCATGCCTGAGATGCAGAACGACGGAGGCTCCGTCCCGATGCCGGAGGTACAAGAGCCAGGCACTTCCGGCACGCAACACGCCTGA
- a CDS encoding WXG100 family type VII secretion target, whose protein sequence is MGNDNMEVDPPALRARSPQFDAAADQLEGAGTSIDGIVSTEGECWGGDESGMTFATDYVPAAQAAQENISALVEALRGIKLQLDAAADTWESIDQDAADGFSQMA, encoded by the coding sequence ATGGGAAATGACAACATGGAAGTCGATCCGCCTGCGCTGCGCGCACGGTCGCCGCAGTTCGACGCGGCCGCGGACCAGTTGGAGGGCGCCGGAACGTCCATTGACGGCATCGTCTCGACAGAGGGAGAGTGTTGGGGCGGTGACGAGTCCGGCATGACCTTCGCCACCGACTATGTCCCCGCTGCGCAGGCCGCCCAGGAGAACATCTCCGCGTTGGTGGAGGCGCTGCGCGGAATCAAGCTCCAGCTCGACGCCGCCGCCGACACCTGGGAGTCGATCGACCAGGACGCGGCCGACGGCTTCAGCCAGATGGCGTGA
- a CDS encoding YbaB/EbfC family nucleoid-associated protein gives MSEQTDRRAALEARNAAMREQVANLTTQFQQQMSDLKDAQSRAMAVTGEAVSPDGLVTAVVDAAGTITRLDFAVTAFNRSTPEKLSRTVVETIVRATARARTEVNEAMTATQQGPSMDLGDLIEGAPALRDLLPTMPPPPTPPSAAPPAPPRRPRPPEDDDEDFGGGSFMR, from the coding sequence ATGAGCGAACAGACTGACCGGCGTGCCGCGCTGGAGGCACGCAACGCGGCGATGCGGGAGCAGGTGGCGAATCTGACCACCCAGTTCCAGCAGCAGATGTCGGATCTGAAGGACGCGCAGTCCAGGGCCATGGCCGTGACCGGCGAAGCGGTGTCGCCCGACGGACTGGTCACCGCCGTCGTCGACGCAGCGGGCACGATCACCCGCCTGGACTTCGCGGTGACGGCGTTCAACCGCAGCACCCCGGAGAAGCTCTCGCGCACCGTGGTGGAGACGATCGTCCGCGCCACCGCGCGCGCCAGGACCGAGGTCAACGAGGCGATGACGGCGACCCAGCAGGGGCCGAGCATGGATCTCGGCGACCTGATCGAGGGCGCGCCCGCCCTGCGGGATCTGCTGCCCACCATGCCGCCGCCGCCCACCCCGCCCAGCGCGGCGCCGCCCGCGCCGCCGCGCAGGCCGCGTCCGCCGGAAGACGACGACGAGGACTTCGGCGGCGGCTCGTTCATGCGCTGA
- a CDS encoding ABC transporter ATP-binding protein, whose protein sequence is MDGVGVRRGPTNLVRDIDWRVEVDERWVILGPNGAGKTTMLRLAGAELHPSSGTVHLLGERLGGVDVFELRPRIGLCSAAQAARIPPDEVVRDVVVSAGYAVLGRWREDYDALDLDRATELLGSLGMGALADRRFGTLSEGERKRTLIARALMTDPEMLLLDEPAAGLDLGGREDLVARLTMLASDPDSPALVLVTHHVEEIPPGFTHALLLREGGVVAQGLLADVITEENLSATFGQDLVLQRSGDRFFAWRRPGS, encoded by the coding sequence ATGGACGGAGTCGGAGTTCGGCGCGGACCGACGAATCTGGTCCGGGACATCGACTGGCGCGTCGAGGTCGACGAGCGGTGGGTGATCCTCGGGCCCAATGGCGCGGGCAAGACCACCATGCTGCGGCTGGCAGGAGCGGAGCTGCATCCCAGCAGCGGCACGGTGCACCTGCTCGGTGAGCGGCTCGGCGGCGTCGACGTCTTCGAGCTCCGGCCGAGGATCGGGCTGTGCTCGGCCGCGCAGGCCGCCCGCATCCCGCCGGACGAGGTGGTGCGCGACGTCGTGGTCAGTGCAGGCTACGCGGTGCTCGGCCGGTGGCGAGAGGACTACGACGCCCTCGATCTCGACCGGGCGACCGAGCTGCTCGGCTCGCTGGGCATGGGCGCGTTGGCCGACCGCAGATTCGGCACCTTGTCGGAGGGGGAGCGCAAGCGGACCCTCATCGCCAGGGCATTGATGACCGACCCCGAGATGCTGCTCCTCGACGAGCCCGCCGCCGGTCTGGACCTCGGCGGACGAGAGGACCTGGTCGCTCGGCTGACGATGCTGGCCTCCGATCCGGACTCGCCCGCTCTCGTGCTGGTCACCCACCACGTCGAGGAGATCCCGCCCGGCTTCACCCACGCGCTGCTGCTGCGCGAGGGCGGGGTCGTCGCGCAGGGACTGCTGGCGGACGTCATCACCGAGGAGAACCTGTCGGCGACCTTCGGCCAGGACCTCGTCCTCCAGCGCTCCGGTGATCGCTTCTTCGCCTGGCGACGCCCCGGCAGCTGA
- a CDS encoding enoyl-CoA hydratase/isomerase family protein, translating to MGEFVRLEVDAGIGTIRLDRPPMNALNIQMQEEIRAVATEASVRADIRAVVIYGGPKVFAAGADIKEMADLTYAQMADRAPQLSSAFRAVAEIPKPVVAAVTGYALGGGLELALCADRRIAGDNVKVGQPEVLLGVLPGAGGTQRLARLVGPAKAKDIIFTGRFVEAAEALTLGVVDEVVAPDDVYATALSWADRFTHGAAQALSAAKTAIDTGLQTDLASGLALESRLFAAMFATEDQKTGMRSFVENGPGKAKFEGR from the coding sequence GTGGGCGAGTTCGTCAGGCTGGAAGTGGACGCGGGAATCGGCACGATCCGATTGGACCGGCCGCCGATGAACGCCTTGAACATCCAGATGCAGGAGGAGATCCGCGCCGTCGCCACCGAGGCGTCGGTCCGCGCCGACATCCGGGCCGTGGTGATCTACGGCGGACCCAAGGTGTTCGCCGCCGGGGCGGACATCAAGGAGATGGCCGATCTCACCTACGCGCAGATGGCCGACCGCGCGCCGCAGCTCTCCTCCGCGTTCCGCGCGGTGGCGGAGATCCCCAAGCCCGTGGTCGCCGCCGTCACCGGCTACGCGCTGGGCGGCGGCCTCGAACTGGCATTGTGCGCGGATCGCCGCATCGCGGGCGACAACGTCAAGGTCGGTCAGCCCGAGGTCCTGCTCGGCGTGCTGCCGGGTGCGGGCGGCACACAGCGACTGGCCAGGCTCGTCGGCCCGGCCAAGGCCAAGGACATCATCTTCACCGGTCGGTTCGTCGAGGCCGCCGAGGCGCTGACGCTCGGCGTCGTCGACGAGGTCGTGGCACCGGACGACGTCTACGCCACCGCGTTGAGCTGGGCGGATCGCTTCACTCATGGTGCCGCGCAGGCGCTCTCCGCAGCGAAGACCGCCATCGACACCGGGTTGCAGACCGACCTGGCCAGCGGACTCGCGCTGGAGAGCAGGCTGTTCGCGGCGATGTTCGCCACCGAGGACCAGAAGACCGGGATGCGCTCGTTCGTCGAGAACGGCCCCGGCAAGGCGAAGTTCGAGGGCCGTTGA
- a CDS encoding class I SAM-dependent methyltransferase: MSETPMRRPGIKRQGTTRLDEVDDVTAHDVPRHEPTGTDGRVPTDPAPNPHATEAEVKAAYADPKLANVLYHDWEAETYDEKWSISYDDRCVDYAVGRFHYAAGVPAKPYGRALELGSGTGFFLLNLMQGGIVEKGSVTDLSPGMVKAALRNAENLGLDVDGRVGDAERIPYPDDTFDLVVGHAVLHHIPDVEAAMREVLRVLKPGGRFVFAGDPTRIGDYYARRLGRATWWLTTRITRLPALAAWRRPQQELDESSRAAALEAVVDLHTFVPSELEQTARAAGAVRVHARTEEFAAALFGWPVRTFEAAVPQGKLGFGWAMFAYRTWQRLSWLDQRLAGLLPRDVFYNVLITGRKAARSDRA, translated from the coding sequence ATGAGCGAGACACCGATGCGACGACCCGGCATCAAACGGCAGGGCACCACTCGTCTCGACGAGGTCGACGACGTCACGGCGCACGACGTCCCGCGCCACGAGCCGACGGGCACCGACGGTCGCGTCCCGACCGATCCAGCGCCCAACCCGCACGCCACCGAGGCCGAGGTCAAGGCCGCCTACGCCGATCCGAAGCTGGCGAACGTCCTCTATCACGACTGGGAGGCCGAGACCTACGACGAGAAGTGGTCGATCTCCTATGACGATCGCTGCGTCGACTACGCCGTCGGCCGGTTCCACTACGCGGCGGGCGTGCCTGCGAAGCCCTACGGTCGAGCGCTGGAACTGGGCTCCGGCACGGGCTTCTTCCTGCTCAACCTGATGCAGGGCGGGATCGTCGAGAAGGGCTCGGTGACGGACCTGTCGCCCGGCATGGTGAAGGCGGCGCTGCGCAACGCGGAGAACCTCGGCCTCGACGTGGACGGGCGGGTCGGCGACGCGGAGCGCATCCCCTACCCGGACGACACATTCGACCTGGTGGTGGGGCATGCGGTCCTGCACCACATCCCCGACGTCGAGGCGGCGATGCGGGAGGTGCTGCGGGTGCTCAAGCCCGGCGGCCGGTTCGTCTTCGCGGGCGACCCCACCCGGATCGGTGACTACTACGCGCGCAGGCTCGGCCGGGCCACCTGGTGGCTGACGACCAGGATCACCCGGCTGCCCGCGCTGGCGGCCTGGCGGCGCCCGCAGCAGGAGCTCGACGAGTCCTCCCGCGCCGCAGCCCTGGAGGCGGTCGTCGACCTGCACACCTTCGTCCCGTCCGAGCTGGAGCAGACCGCTCGGGCGGCGGGCGCGGTGCGCGTGCACGCCAGGACGGAGGAGTTCGCCGCAGCGCTGTTCGGCTGGCCGGTGCGGACCTTCGAAGCGGCGGTTCCGCAGGGCAAGCTGGGCTTCGGCTGGGCGATGTTCGCCTATCGCACCTGGCAACGACTGTCCTGGTTGGACCAACGGCTGGCAGGCCTGCTGCCGCGCGACGTCTTCTACAACGTCCTGATCACCGGTCGGAAGGCCGCTCGATCAGACCGGGCCTGA
- a CDS encoding AfsR/SARP family transcriptional regulator produces MRYRLLGPLEFRTGVEWVSPGSPQQRLTLAVLLLHAPHTVSSAALLGELWPEQPPQDGAAAVRRDVDEVRGLLAEHGGDPIRQDQDGYRIDLGPDDVDVTVFTADVDAGVQAMRSGHFREAIDSFDRARTLWRDTPFSDVPASPLILAERPRVLATMRRCQLGLIDARLATGDLGELGGEIDAELTRHPLSEDLWIRKALLCNQLGSRADAMDVFHQAHATLATELGIEPGEEMRRVYVGVLDGEPPAALLRILGVSAPTSAVSAAPAVPPRPDAFLSELPPVSPYFEGRAEEIAVLGDLLDTTDPRAATVVTVNGMAGSGKTTLAVRGCRAAAEQYPDGQLFIDLRGHSGDEPLSPLAAVGRVLYALGVSGEEIPGELHAATARYRAISAGRRLLILADDARDAAQVSPLVPDSAGPRLVVTSRGRLDGLAAPNGVRTVPLDPLAEPDARTLLTEVIGPESADRPDLLDTLVRLGGGLPLSLRILGAQLRQAPERRFAELTDRLASGRLLTALEIQGDPAASVRTVLDQSYATLPEETRRSFRWLSWLPGPEIDARAAAVVLDGDVESADRLLARLDADQLLQQHGAGRYRLHDAVREFAEERSDHEDSERDRSVAVRRVLRWQLGRAWTAIGQDRAFCPTGLDEELADFDPAAFALPAGWTTLRWWDLERATIAAAARTAMHRGLHRVCWMLSYCLTSYLQQRLRLTEWQETSELGTSAAQAADDREGRAWLKNAEGKLLAQLHRLPESIEALTESVRTFGELGHVEAELMVVGNLGIVHSLHGDDALGVELLERAVAQSEQLDAPQRLHVGLNNLTMGYLQTGRADEAVATGRRSLEVLVGLDYPLLNDDRGRALDSLGQAYRRAGLLHEAVRAHAAALRDFEIADNSVDRIVCLHNLGECQRLLGNHDSAVAMFSLALDYQRIADDDWSIARALGRLGTELIEAGRAWEARAPLTEAAELLRRLDVGRADELTRLVSTGDLAGRADALAELFAVRRS; encoded by the coding sequence GTGCGCTACCGACTGCTCGGCCCGCTGGAGTTCCGCACGGGCGTCGAGTGGGTCAGTCCTGGCTCACCCCAGCAGCGACTGACTCTCGCCGTCCTGTTGCTGCACGCACCCCACACCGTCTCCTCCGCAGCCCTGCTCGGCGAGCTGTGGCCGGAGCAGCCACCCCAGGACGGCGCGGCGGCCGTACGGCGCGACGTCGACGAGGTCCGCGGGCTCCTCGCCGAGCACGGCGGCGATCCGATCCGCCAGGACCAGGACGGATACCGCATCGACCTCGGTCCCGACGACGTGGACGTCACCGTGTTCACCGCCGACGTCGACGCGGGCGTTCAGGCGATGCGCTCCGGGCATTTCCGGGAGGCGATCGACTCCTTCGATCGGGCGAGGACCCTGTGGCGCGACACCCCGTTCTCCGACGTGCCCGCCTCGCCGCTGATCCTCGCCGAGCGCCCCCGCGTGCTGGCGACGATGCGACGATGCCAGCTCGGCCTGATCGACGCGCGGCTGGCCACCGGCGATCTCGGCGAACTCGGCGGTGAGATCGACGCCGAGCTGACGAGGCACCCGCTCAGCGAGGACCTGTGGATTCGCAAGGCACTGCTGTGCAACCAGCTCGGCAGCCGCGCCGACGCGATGGACGTCTTTCATCAGGCGCACGCGACCCTGGCCACCGAGCTCGGGATCGAGCCTGGCGAGGAGATGCGGCGGGTCTATGTCGGCGTCCTCGACGGCGAGCCGCCCGCCGCGCTGCTGCGCATCCTGGGGGTGAGCGCCCCGACGTCGGCGGTGAGCGCTGCGCCTGCCGTGCCGCCGCGTCCCGACGCCTTCCTCTCCGAGCTGCCGCCCGTCTCGCCCTATTTCGAAGGGCGGGCCGAGGAGATCGCCGTCCTCGGCGACCTGTTGGACACCACCGATCCTCGGGCCGCCACGGTGGTGACGGTCAACGGAATGGCAGGCTCGGGGAAGACCACACTGGCCGTGCGCGGATGTCGAGCCGCGGCCGAGCAGTATCCGGACGGGCAGCTCTTCATCGACCTGCGTGGGCATTCCGGCGACGAGCCGTTGAGCCCGCTCGCCGCCGTGGGCCGGGTCCTGTACGCGCTGGGCGTGTCGGGCGAGGAGATACCCGGTGAACTCCACGCGGCGACCGCCCGCTACCGCGCGATCTCGGCGGGCCGACGGCTGCTGATCCTCGCCGACGACGCCAGGGACGCGGCGCAGGTGAGCCCGCTGGTGCCGGACAGTGCGGGCCCCCGGCTGGTCGTCACCAGTCGAGGCAGACTCGACGGGCTCGCGGCGCCGAACGGTGTCCGGACCGTGCCGCTAGACCCGCTGGCCGAACCCGATGCGCGGACCCTGCTGACCGAGGTCATCGGGCCGGAGTCGGCGGATCGCCCTGATCTGCTGGACACACTGGTCCGGCTCGGGGGCGGGCTGCCGTTGTCGCTGCGCATCCTGGGGGCGCAGCTGCGGCAGGCCCCGGAACGACGCTTCGCGGAACTGACGGATCGACTGGCGTCCGGCAGGCTGCTGACGGCCCTGGAGATCCAGGGTGATCCAGCAGCGTCCGTCCGCACCGTCCTGGATCAGTCGTATGCGACGCTCCCCGAGGAGACCCGTCGGTCGTTTCGGTGGTTGAGCTGGCTGCCAGGCCCGGAGATCGACGCCCGAGCGGCGGCCGTGGTCCTCGACGGGGACGTCGAGAGCGCCGACCGACTGCTGGCCCGGCTCGACGCAGATCAGCTTCTCCAGCAGCACGGCGCCGGGCGCTATCGCCTGCATGACGCGGTCCGCGAGTTCGCGGAGGAACGCAGCGACCACGAGGACTCGGAGCGGGATCGGTCGGTCGCGGTGCGCCGGGTGCTGCGCTGGCAGCTGGGCCGGGCCTGGACGGCGATCGGACAGGACCGCGCGTTCTGCCCGACAGGCCTCGACGAGGAGCTGGCCGACTTCGACCCGGCCGCCTTCGCCCTGCCTGCGGGCTGGACCACGCTGCGGTGGTGGGACCTCGAACGCGCCACCATCGCCGCAGCGGCCAGAACCGCGATGCATCGGGGCCTCCACCGGGTCTGTTGGATGCTCAGCTACTGCCTCACCAGCTATCTCCAGCAGCGGCTTCGCCTCACCGAGTGGCAGGAGACCTCGGAACTGGGCACCTCGGCGGCGCAGGCCGCCGACGATCGGGAGGGCCGGGCCTGGCTGAAGAACGCCGAGGGCAAGCTGCTCGCCCAGCTCCATCGGCTGCCCGAGTCGATCGAGGCCCTGACCGAGAGCGTGCGGACCTTCGGCGAACTGGGCCATGTCGAGGCGGAGCTGATGGTCGTCGGCAACCTCGGGATCGTGCACTCGCTGCACGGAGACGACGCGCTCGGCGTGGAGCTGCTGGAACGGGCGGTGGCGCAGAGCGAACAGCTCGACGCACCACAGCGCCTGCACGTCGGACTGAACAACCTGACCATGGGCTATCTCCAGACGGGTCGCGCCGACGAGGCCGTCGCCACCGGCAGGCGCAGCCTGGAGGTGCTGGTCGGCCTGGACTACCCCCTGTTGAACGATGACCGCGGGCGGGCCCTGGACTCGCTCGGGCAGGCCTATCGACGCGCGGGACTGCTCCATGAGGCGGTGCGGGCGCATGCGGCGGCGCTGCGGGACTTCGAGATCGCGGACAACTCCGTCGACCGGATCGTGTGCCTGCACAACCTCGGCGAATGCCAACGACTGCTCGGCAACCACGACAGCGCGGTGGCGATGTTCTCCCTCGCGCTGGACTACCAGCGCATCGCCGACGACGACTGGAGCATCGCCCGCGCCCTCGGCAGGCTCGGCACGGAGCTGATCGAGGCGGGCCGGGCCTGGGAGGCTCGCGCGCCCCTCACCGAGGCGGCCGAACTGCTGCGCAGGCTCGACGTCGGCCGCGCCGACGAGCTCACCAGGCTGGTGAGCACCGGCGATCTCGCGGGCCGGGCGGACGCCCTCGCCGAACTGTTCGCGGTCCGGCGGTCCTGA